One genomic segment of Anaerolineae bacterium includes these proteins:
- the secD gene encoding protein translocase subunit SecD gives MRDRNWISLIAIVLLALVALYIALPVQHPTWLAQALFWQPQDLRSLELKLGLDLQGGLQVLLEADMPEGQPISRDAMDAARVIVEQRVNGLGVVEPLVQAQGDRRIIVELPGIEKPEQAIATLKSTGLLEFVDAGATPIARNVRILTDFAGGASASTAITATGEVTATTTLTSNETVTSTSPMTATGELTTTGGITTTAPLTGGETVTSTSVVTATGAITGTISPVTGTNEIPTITDRVFHTIMTGADLKDAQVQFDNLGRPYIAFELTEEGGRKFEEHTAKNIGRYLCITMDKIVISCPEIRARIGTRGIIEGGTQGFELSEARNLAVQMRYGALPVPLRVVDVRTIGPTLGQDSIQKSIRAGLIGVSVVLLFMLVYYRLPGLLADFALLTYAVLNLAIFKLVPVTLTLPGIAGFLLSTGMAVDANILIFERMKEELRAGRPLPLAVEAGFKRAWTAILDSNLSTIITCIILAWFGSNFGASMVKGFAINLGLGVLISMFTAVVATRTFMRAVLGGAGESIVKHRWLLGF, from the coding sequence ATGCGAGATCGCAATTGGATTTCACTCATCGCGATCGTGCTCTTGGCTTTGGTGGCCCTCTACATTGCCCTGCCCGTCCAACACCCTACCTGGCTTGCCCAGGCGCTGTTTTGGCAACCGCAGGATTTGCGCTCTCTGGAGTTAAAACTGGGCCTGGACTTGCAGGGAGGGCTTCAGGTGCTGCTCGAAGCCGATATGCCAGAGGGTCAGCCCATCTCTAGAGACGCAATGGATGCTGCGCGCGTCATCGTGGAGCAGCGCGTAAATGGGTTGGGCGTCGTTGAGCCGTTAGTACAAGCCCAGGGCGATCGGCGCATTATCGTGGAATTGCCGGGCATCGAGAAGCCAGAGCAGGCGATCGCTACCTTAAAGTCCACCGGGCTGCTGGAGTTCGTGGATGCCGGTGCCACCCCCATCGCCCGTAATGTCCGAATCCTGACGGATTTCGCTGGCGGCGCCTCCGCTTCGACGGCGATCACAGCTACCGGTGAGGTCACGGCGACGACGACCCTCACCAGTAACGAGACGGTGACCTCGACAAGCCCTATGACGGCCACCGGTGAGCTCACGACCACCGGAGGGATTACGACGACAGCGCCTCTAACCGGCGGCGAGACGGTGACATCGACAAGCGTCGTGACGGCCACCGGCGCGATCACCGGCACTATCAGCCCAGTGACAGGGACGAATGAGATCCCCACTATCACCGATCGCGTGTTCCATACGATTATGACCGGCGCTGATCTGAAGGACGCGCAGGTCCAGTTCGACAACTTGGGACGGCCTTACATCGCGTTTGAGCTAACCGAAGAGGGTGGGCGCAAGTTCGAGGAACACACGGCTAAAAACATCGGCCGTTATCTGTGCATTACAATGGACAAGATTGTGATCTCCTGTCCAGAGATCCGCGCTAGGATTGGCACGCGGGGCATTATCGAGGGGGGCACGCAGGGATTTGAGCTGTCCGAAGCGCGCAACCTGGCCGTGCAAATGCGCTACGGCGCGCTGCCGGTGCCGCTACGGGTGGTGGACGTACGCACGATCGGCCCCACGTTGGGGCAGGATTCCATCCAGAAAAGCATCAGGGCAGGGCTAATTGGCGTCTCGGTGGTTCTGCTCTTCATGTTGGTCTATTACCGGTTGCCTGGGCTTCTGGCCGATTTCGCCCTGCTCACATATGCCGTGCTGAACCTGGCCATCTTCAAGCTGGTGCCGGTGACCCTAACGTTGCCTGGCATCGCTGGCTTCCTCCTCTCCACTGGCATGGCCGTGGATGCCAATATCCTCATCTTCGAGCGTATGAAAGAGGAGCTGCGAGCTGGCCGACCGTTGCCGCTGGCAGTGGAAGCCGGGTTCAAGCGGGCGTGGACAGCCATCCTGGACTCGAACCTGTCTACCATCATCACCTGCATCATTCTGGCCTGGTTTGGCTCGAATTTCGGGGCGAGCATGGTGAAGGGCTTCGCCATCAATCTAGGGTTGGGAGTATTGATCAGCATGTTCACGGCAGTGGTGGCCACTCGCACCTTCATGCGAGCGGTTCTTGGCGGAGCTGGCGAGTCCATCGTGAAACACCGCTGGCTGCTAGGGTTCTAG
- a CDS encoding serine/threonine-protein phosphatase, with translation MQVQAAAAKVAKYAASESGDTLEMIERPHGGLSFVLVDGQRSGRSAKAISNLVARKAVSLLAEGVRDGAVARATHDYLRTLRQAQVLATLTILSVDLVSHTLVISRNSSCPVIVLGSQGVRLLDEPSEPIGIGARVKPVITEIPIEVSTTVIVTTDGVWSAGTREGRHLDVVSLAIRLAQERAGNARALADAILAEAIALDRGRPQDDISVLVVCVVEGEPADGARRLEVSFPLPTF, from the coding sequence ATGCAGGTTCAGGCAGCGGCCGCTAAGGTGGCTAAGTACGCTGCCAGCGAGAGCGGCGACACACTCGAGATGATTGAGCGGCCTCACGGCGGGCTCTCCTTCGTGCTAGTGGACGGTCAGCGCAGCGGCCGCAGCGCTAAAGCCATCAGCAACCTGGTAGCGCGCAAGGCGGTCTCGCTGTTGGCGGAAGGGGTGCGCGATGGCGCGGTCGCCCGCGCAACCCACGACTACCTGCGCACGTTGCGCCAGGCACAGGTGCTAGCCACCCTCACGATCCTGTCGGTAGACCTGGTCAGCCACACGCTGGTGATTTCTCGCAATAGCTCCTGTCCAGTGATCGTCCTAGGTAGTCAGGGGGTACGGCTATTAGATGAGCCAAGCGAGCCTATTGGGATAGGGGCGCGCGTGAAGCCGGTGATCACGGAGATCCCTATTGAAGTGTCCACCACCGTGATCGTGACCACAGACGGCGTGTGGTCGGCCGGAACGCGCGAAGGCCGGCATCTGGATGTGGTCTCCTTGGCTATACGCCTCGCTCAGGAACGAGCGGGGAACGCGCGAGCCCTGGCCGACGCGATCCTGGCTGAAGCTATCGCCCTGGACCGCGGCCGCCCGCAGGATGACATCAGCGTGCTAGTGGTTTGCGTAGTGGAAGGCGAGCCGGCGGATGGCGCCCGCCGGTTGGAGGTGAGCTTCCCGCTGCCGACGTTTTGA
- a CDS encoding HD domain-containing protein, with translation MVKRVELPERWVKPDTLAYEVLSFVARQRQPVWLVGGAVRDRLLRRETHDLDLVVPADAAALARQVADHFNGDFYLLDPRRDFGRALLPAIPAATDDLTIPDRSAQPLIVDVVRLQGPQLEDDLRARDFTINAMAVLLSAGAAGELIDPLGGMEDLKRGILRLASEHALRADPVRLLRAPRLAGELGLRLSPELIQAIRETAPLLAFGAAERVRDELWRMIGQTGCARAVRVLHHLQLLAVVLPEMAALVDLQQSPPHHWDVFEHTIQTMQAADRLLMLIWGEGRPQDVPESLMWEQLVRYAEPLRAHLSREVSSGHPRAGWLRWLAMAHDWGKALTRTVEADGRVRFLNHERQGARLVEDRLFLLRFSREEMRHLGTMVRLHMRPFALLREGQEPSRRAIYRFFRDAGAMGVELLLCSLADHRATYGADLDLVEWRDRVGRVAQMLAAWLERREETLTPEPLLDGHTLIRELGIAPGPEVGRLLDAVYEAQVVGEVRDQVEALELARRLWGERSAEKPRE, from the coding sequence ATGGTGAAGCGCGTAGAGCTTCCAGAGCGGTGGGTAAAGCCTGACACATTGGCCTATGAGGTCTTATCGTTCGTCGCCCGACAGCGGCAGCCCGTGTGGCTGGTGGGGGGAGCAGTACGGGATCGCCTGTTGCGACGGGAGACGCACGACCTGGACCTGGTGGTGCCTGCGGACGCTGCAGCGTTGGCCCGGCAAGTGGCGGATCACTTCAATGGCGATTTTTATCTGCTGGACCCACGCCGCGACTTCGGCCGCGCCCTGCTCCCGGCCATCCCAGCGGCCACGGACGACTTGACGATCCCAGATCGCTCGGCGCAGCCGTTAATCGTGGACGTGGTTCGCTTGCAGGGGCCACAGTTGGAAGACGATCTTCGCGCACGCGATTTCACTATCAACGCGATGGCTGTGCTGTTGAGCGCTGGGGCGGCAGGGGAACTGATTGATCCCTTGGGGGGGATGGAAGACTTGAAGCGAGGGATCTTGCGTCTGGCCTCAGAGCACGCGCTGAGAGCCGACCCAGTCCGGCTCTTGCGCGCGCCGCGGCTGGCGGGTGAGTTGGGGCTACGCCTGTCACCAGAGCTGATCCAAGCGATTCGCGAAACCGCGCCCCTGTTAGCTTTTGGGGCAGCCGAGAGAGTGCGAGATGAGCTGTGGCGTATGATCGGCCAAACGGGATGTGCTCGCGCGGTGCGCGTGTTGCATCATCTCCAGCTTCTGGCCGTCGTTCTGCCGGAGATGGCAGCCCTGGTTGATCTGCAACAGAGCCCACCACATCACTGGGATGTGTTCGAGCATACGATCCAGACGATGCAAGCGGCCGATCGTCTGCTGATGCTCATCTGGGGCGAGGGGCGGCCACAAGATGTGCCCGAGTCGCTGATGTGGGAACAGCTCGTCCGGTATGCCGAGCCATTACGGGCGCATTTGAGCCGAGAAGTTAGTAGTGGACACCCTCGTGCTGGGTGGCTACGCTGGCTAGCGATGGCGCACGACTGGGGCAAGGCGCTTACCCGCACAGTGGAGGCCGATGGCCGCGTGCGCTTTCTGAACCACGAACGCCAGGGGGCACGGCTGGTCGAAGATCGGCTTTTCTTGTTGCGCTTCAGCCGAGAGGAGATGCGCCATCTGGGCACGATGGTTCGCCTCCACATGCGGCCGTTTGCGCTGCTGCGCGAGGGGCAAGAGCCATCGCGACGAGCGATTTACCGCTTCTTCCGGGATGCGGGCGCTATGGGGGTGGAGCTCTTGCTGTGTAGCCTGGCCGACCACCGGGCGACATATGGAGCCGACCTCGACCTAGTCGAGTGGCGCGATCGGGTCGGCCGTGTGGCTCAGATGCTGGCGGCCTGGCTTGAACGCCGTGAGGAAACCCTGACCCCAGAGCCTCTGTTGGATGGGCATACCTTGATCCGCGAGCTGGGGATCGCTCCAGGCCCTGAGGTGGGCCGCTTACTTGACGCCGTGTATGAAGCACAAGTGGTCGGCGAGGTACGGGACCAAGTGGAGGCACTGGAGCTCGCGCGCCGGCTGTGGGGCGAGCGCTCAGCGGAGAAGCCTCGGGAGTAA
- the sucD gene encoding succinate--CoA ligase subunit alpha, producing the protein MSILVNRDTRLLVQGITGREGSFHTQQMIEYGTRVVAGVTPGKGGEWASGVPVFDTVRDAVEATDANTSIIYVPARFAPDAILEAAEAGIKLIVCITEGIPVMDMVQIKAYLDLQKVRLIGPNCPGVITPGEAKVGIMPGHIHTPGNIGVVSRSGTLTYEVVQALTERGLGQSTAVGIGGDPIIGTDFIDVLRLFEEDPYTEQVVLIGEIGGTDEERAAEFIAEYMSKPVTAFIAGRTAPPGKRMGHAGAIISGGTGTAAEKIRALQAAGVRVARHPIEIAEIVAELV; encoded by the coding sequence GTGAGCATCCTGGTCAACCGAGACACGCGATTGCTGGTACAAGGGATCACTGGGCGTGAGGGATCTTTCCACACCCAGCAGATGATCGAATATGGGACGCGCGTGGTGGCCGGTGTTACCCCCGGCAAGGGAGGCGAATGGGCAAGCGGTGTGCCTGTGTTCGATACGGTGCGGGATGCCGTAGAGGCTACCGATGCGAATACCTCGATCATCTATGTGCCGGCACGCTTTGCTCCGGATGCCATCCTAGAGGCCGCTGAAGCAGGGATCAAGCTGATCGTCTGCATCACCGAAGGGATTCCGGTAATGGACATGGTGCAGATCAAGGCCTATCTTGATCTACAGAAAGTGCGGTTAATCGGGCCAAATTGCCCGGGGGTAATCACGCCGGGCGAGGCGAAGGTGGGAATCATGCCGGGACACATCCACACGCCAGGGAATATTGGCGTCGTCTCCCGCTCGGGCACGCTGACGTACGAAGTGGTACAGGCCTTGACCGAGCGCGGGCTAGGCCAGTCCACAGCTGTAGGCATCGGCGGCGATCCCATCATCGGTACTGATTTTATTGACGTGCTTCGCCTATTCGAGGAGGATCCATACACGGAACAAGTAGTGTTGATCGGGGAAATTGGCGGCACCGATGAGGAACGGGCAGCCGAGTTCATCGCCGAGTATATGAGTAAGCCGGTCACGGCGTTCATCGCCGGCCGGACAGCGCCGCCCGGTAAGCGCATGGGGCACGCAGGAGCCATCATCTCCGGCGGCACCGGCACGGCGGCCGAGAAGATCCGAGCCTTACAGGCGGCCGGCGTGCGCGTCGCTCGCCATCCTATCGAGATCGCCGAGATCGTAGCGGAGCTCGTGTAA
- the sucC gene encoding ADP-forming succinate--CoA ligase subunit beta — protein MKLHEYQSKRIFARYGIPIPRGEVATTPAEARDIASRLGTRVAVKAQVLVGGRGKAGGIKLANTPDEAEAAASQILGMDLKGLTVKKVLVDEAANIQEELYLGATLDRARRRVVMMASAAGGVDIEEVARQTPEKIVQVVIDPFLGLREYQARSLAFSIGLPRELIRDFVAIALGLYQAYVACDASLAEINPLAVTADRRLLAVDGKILVDDNALSRHPDLAELRDEDEELPAEREARRYGLSYVKLDGEIGCMVNGAGLAMATMDIIQLYGGAPANFLDIGGGAQADRVAAALRIILSDPNVKAVLVNIFGGITRCDEVARGILAALAEIGGLRVPMVVRLVGTNEEEGRRILAEANLITAGSLPEAAQKAVAAIHAIPKEARA, from the coding sequence TTGAAACTGCACGAATACCAATCGAAGCGCATCTTCGCTCGTTACGGAATCCCGATCCCGCGCGGCGAGGTGGCGACTACGCCCGCCGAGGCCCGCGATATCGCCAGCCGACTGGGCACGCGCGTGGCCGTCAAGGCCCAGGTGTTGGTAGGCGGGCGAGGCAAAGCGGGCGGTATTAAGCTGGCCAACACCCCGGACGAGGCGGAAGCAGCCGCCAGCCAGATCCTGGGGATGGACCTGAAGGGGTTGACCGTCAAAAAGGTGCTGGTAGACGAAGCTGCTAATATCCAGGAGGAGCTCTATTTGGGCGCCACACTAGACCGAGCGCGACGGCGCGTGGTTATGATGGCATCGGCGGCGGGAGGGGTGGACATCGAGGAAGTAGCCCGCCAGACGCCTGAGAAGATCGTGCAGGTGGTGATTGACCCATTCCTAGGGTTGCGTGAGTATCAAGCCCGTTCCTTGGCTTTCAGCATCGGCCTACCGCGTGAGCTGATCCGCGACTTTGTGGCTATCGCTTTGGGGCTTTACCAGGCCTATGTCGCTTGTGACGCCTCGCTGGCCGAGATCAATCCGCTGGCCGTGACGGCCGATCGCCGGCTGTTGGCCGTGGATGGCAAGATCCTTGTAGACGACAACGCACTGAGCCGACATCCAGACTTAGCTGAGCTTCGCGATGAGGATGAGGAGCTCCCGGCTGAACGTGAGGCCCGCCGATACGGGCTGAGCTACGTCAAACTCGACGGTGAGATCGGCTGCATGGTGAACGGTGCCGGGCTGGCCATGGCGACCATGGACATCATCCAGCTCTATGGTGGAGCGCCGGCCAACTTCCTGGACATCGGTGGCGGCGCTCAGGCCGACCGAGTGGCAGCGGCCTTGCGCATTATCCTGTCTGATCCTAACGTGAAGGCAGTGCTGGTGAATATCTTCGGGGGGATCACGCGCTGCGACGAGGTGGCCAGGGGGATCCTGGCCGCGCTGGCCGAGATCGGTGGGTTGCGGGTGCCGATGGTAGTGCGGCTGGTCGGCACCAACGAAGAGGAGGGACGACGCATCCTAGCCGAGGCGAACCTGATCACGGCTGGCTCATTGCCTGAAGCTGCGCAAAAGGCTGTAGCCGCTATCCATGCTATCCCTAAGGAGGCGAGAGCGTGA
- a CDS encoding ATP-binding cassette domain-containing protein, whose amino-acid sequence MEARDNVILEVKNLKQYFPIYRGLLQRVVGYLKAVDGISFFLREREVLGLVGESGCGKTTVGRTILRLYDPTGGEIWFRTRDGEWKEISRLSQKEMKPLRREMRMIFQDPFSSLNPRLTVKDIIGEPLIIHGVAKGRELEERVAELMRAVGLDPAYMRRYPHEFSGGQRQRIGLARALSLHPRLIIADEPVSALDVSIQAQVLNLLQELQDRLGLTILFIAHDLSVVEHISDRIAVMYVGKIVEMARTEELIRHPLHPYTEALLSAVPPADPDIRLNRIVLEGEVPSPANPPSGCIFHPRCRYVQDICRTQEPKPVEVEPDHYASCHRAKELSLQGVEA is encoded by the coding sequence ATGGAAGCTAGAGATAACGTTATTCTAGAGGTCAAGAATCTCAAGCAATATTTTCCGATCTATCGAGGCCTTTTGCAGCGAGTGGTTGGCTACCTCAAGGCCGTAGATGGGATTAGCTTCTTCCTTCGCGAGCGAGAAGTGTTGGGCCTGGTGGGGGAAAGCGGCTGCGGCAAAACTACGGTCGGGCGAACGATCTTAAGGCTATACGACCCTACGGGCGGGGAGATCTGGTTCCGCACCCGTGACGGGGAGTGGAAGGAGATCTCGCGCCTTAGCCAGAAAGAGATGAAGCCCCTACGCCGAGAGATGCGCATGATTTTCCAGGATCCGTTTAGCTCTCTCAATCCCCGGTTGACGGTAAAGGATATCATCGGCGAGCCGTTGATCATCCACGGCGTGGCCAAGGGTCGAGAGCTGGAAGAGCGCGTGGCCGAGCTTATGCGGGCGGTGGGACTGGATCCCGCTTATATGCGGCGTTATCCGCATGAGTTCTCCGGCGGCCAGCGCCAGCGAATCGGCTTGGCGCGCGCCCTTTCGCTCCATCCCCGGCTCATCATCGCCGATGAGCCGGTATCCGCGCTAGACGTCTCGATTCAGGCTCAGGTGCTCAACCTGCTTCAGGAACTTCAGGACAGGTTAGGGCTCACAATCCTTTTTATCGCCCATGATCTGTCGGTGGTAGAGCACATCAGCGACCGGATCGCGGTGATGTATGTGGGCAAGATCGTAGAGATGGCGAGGACAGAGGAGCTGATCCGACATCCACTGCACCCCTACACCGAGGCACTGCTCTCCGCTGTCCCACCGGCCGATCCAGATATTCGTCTGAATCGTATCGTGCTCGAGGGAGAAGTGCCCAGCCCAGCGAATCCTCCCAGCGGATGCATTTTTCACCCAAGATGCCGCTATGTTCAGGATATATGTCGTACACAGGAACCAAAGCCGGTGGAAGTGGAGCCCGATCACTACGCCAGTTGTCACCGCGCCAAAGAGCTGAGCCTGCAAGGGGTTGAGGCATAA
- a CDS encoding carboxypeptidase regulatory-like domain-containing protein — MIGLALLVTTALLFGMAFAVNQVSAGQAAPPTPSPSPAMGRLFGFVRDAAGPVAGAIVRVQATENKTTTADDGSFTLSGISPTGLISVTAWAPGYYVGLVTTTLTTIPVTITLKRYYTTDNPDYDWFSLEDVTGSAACGKCHVQYSEWKADAHAQAAVNPRFLTMYTGADVHGNKGQLTRRDTQGNVLPPDPAQPYYGPGFRLDYPNRAGNCATCHTPLASKIPNTQNCGWSGCHTDVTTEWSQGIIPRAPTPLDLTGDAAEGITCDFCHKIGDVYLNPKTGLPYPDMPGILSMRLYRPKEGEQLFFGTFDDVPEPDTYLPLLEESAFCAPCHYGVFGGVVGSGDVKDGVLIYNSYGEWLESPYSDPETGKTCQDCHMPPVDYQYFVFPEMGGLPRDPSRIHNHRMPGASDETLLQNAVTMTTTAQLQGDQVLVEVRITNDKTGHHVPTDSPLRHLILVVQATDAKGNRLPLRAGPVLPDWAGDYAGQPGRTYAKILRDEWTGETPTGAYWRPVRIVADTRLAAFATDVSRYAFSAPAGQPITVEARLIFRRAFQPLARLKGWDDPDIVMEQAKITIHPIRE, encoded by the coding sequence TTGATCGGCTTAGCATTGTTGGTGACGACAGCTCTCCTCTTCGGCATGGCTTTCGCGGTAAATCAAGTCAGCGCCGGCCAGGCTGCGCCACCGACACCTTCACCGTCACCGGCTATGGGAAGGCTCTTCGGCTTCGTCCGAGATGCTGCTGGTCCGGTGGCGGGCGCGATCGTACGCGTGCAGGCCACCGAGAATAAGACGACCACAGCCGACGATGGCTCTTTCACGCTGTCCGGCATCTCTCCGACCGGCCTGATCTCGGTGACCGCCTGGGCTCCAGGCTATTATGTCGGCTTGGTCACAACCACGCTGACCACGATCCCCGTCACCATCACGTTAAAACGCTACTATACGACCGATAACCCTGACTATGATTGGTTCTCCCTCGAAGACGTGACGGGTTCCGCCGCCTGTGGCAAGTGCCACGTTCAGTACTCGGAGTGGAAGGCCGATGCCCACGCGCAGGCCGCTGTTAATCCCCGCTTCCTGACGATGTACACCGGGGCCGACGTCCATGGTAATAAGGGGCAGCTCACCCGCCGCGATACCCAGGGTAATGTCTTGCCTCCCGACCCGGCCCAGCCCTATTATGGTCCTGGCTTTCGGCTCGACTATCCGAATCGGGCAGGCAACTGCGCCACGTGTCACACGCCGCTAGCGTCGAAAATCCCCAACACGCAGAACTGCGGATGGTCCGGATGCCACACGGACGTGACAACCGAGTGGTCGCAGGGGATCATCCCTCGGGCTCCCACGCCGTTGGACCTGACCGGAGACGCGGCAGAGGGGATCACCTGCGATTTCTGCCACAAGATCGGTGACGTATATCTGAATCCGAAGACGGGGCTGCCCTATCCTGATATGCCGGGTATCCTTTCCATGCGGCTCTATCGCCCCAAAGAGGGAGAACAGCTCTTCTTCGGGACTTTTGACGATGTGCCGGAGCCGGACACGTATTTGCCGCTTCTGGAGGAGAGCGCGTTCTGCGCTCCCTGTCACTACGGCGTCTTCGGCGGAGTCGTGGGCAGCGGGGATGTGAAAGATGGCGTCCTGATCTATAACTCGTACGGTGAGTGGTTAGAAAGCCCTTACAGCGATCCAGAGACGGGTAAGACCTGCCAGGACTGCCATATGCCTCCCGTGGACTACCAATACTTCGTCTTTCCGGAGATGGGAGGGCTGCCTCGAGATCCCAGTCGGATTCATAATCACCGGATGCCAGGGGCCTCGGATGAGACGTTGCTCCAGAACGCTGTCACGATGACCACCACCGCTCAGCTTCAGGGCGATCAGGTATTGGTGGAAGTTCGTATCACCAACGATAAGACTGGCCATCACGTCCCAACCGATTCACCTCTGCGTCATCTGATCCTGGTGGTGCAGGCCACCGACGCCAAAGGCAACCGGCTACCGTTGCGCGCCGGCCCAGTGCTCCCTGATTGGGCTGGGGATTACGCCGGGCAACCGGGACGAACTTACGCTAAAATCCTTAGGGATGAGTGGACTGGAGAGACTCCCACCGGGGCCTATTGGCGGCCCGTTCGCATCGTAGCGGACACGCGCCTGGCAGCCTTTGCGACGGATGTGAGCCGCTATGCCTTCAGCGCGCCTGCTGGTCAGCCGATAACCGTGGAGGCTCGCCTTATCTTCCGACGGGCTTTTCAACCGTTGGCGAGGCTGAAGGGCTGGGATGATCCAGACATCGTGATGGAACAGGCTAAGATCACGATACATCCCATTAGGGAATGA
- a CDS encoding ABC transporter permease, with product MTTAELLDLKGRLDTRGEPVSPTLLDELERHESYIQLVWRRFKRSKASIVGALLVLGLTILAVFAEFFSPYPLDTIELQNTFVAPTRVRFIDAQGRFHWRPFVYAQELTIDPKTFEPKWTENTEKMYPIKFFVQGWEYKILGIIPSKLHLFGVEGEGRIHLMGTDKFGRDLFGKSCQAGRISLTMALFGTLISVAIGSVLGVASGYYGGRADELIQRFVEFVNCFPQLPLWMSLAAIVPRTWDSFRIFVIMSFIFALLSWTTLEREVRGKVMALRETDFILAAKEMGASDARIIFLHLYPNSLSHVVVILTLTIPSIILAEAFLSFLGIGIQEPLVSWGLLMRNAQNIQTLGQYPWMMSPVFFIIAAVLGFNFLGDGLRDAADPYATM from the coding sequence ATGACGACCGCTGAGTTGCTTGATCTCAAGGGCCGATTGGACACGCGAGGTGAGCCGGTCAGCCCAACTTTGCTGGACGAGCTCGAGAGGCATGAGAGTTATATCCAACTTGTATGGCGCCGTTTTAAGCGGAGCAAAGCCTCGATCGTAGGCGCTTTGCTGGTGTTGGGGCTAACTATCCTGGCCGTGTTTGCGGAATTCTTCTCGCCCTATCCGCTGGATACGATCGAGTTGCAGAACACCTTTGTAGCGCCTACGCGCGTCCGCTTCATTGACGCTCAAGGGCGATTCCATTGGCGTCCCTTCGTTTACGCGCAGGAGCTGACGATTGACCCGAAGACCTTTGAACCCAAGTGGACGGAGAATACCGAGAAGATGTATCCGATCAAGTTCTTCGTCCAGGGGTGGGAGTACAAGATCCTAGGGATCATCCCCTCCAAGCTGCATCTTTTCGGCGTGGAGGGGGAGGGCAGGATCCACTTGATGGGGACAGACAAGTTCGGTCGCGACCTCTTCGGCAAGTCGTGCCAGGCGGGGCGCATCTCGCTCACCATGGCCCTGTTCGGCACGCTGATCAGTGTGGCAATTGGCTCAGTGCTTGGGGTCGCCTCGGGCTATTATGGTGGGCGGGCCGATGAGCTAATCCAGCGCTTTGTGGAATTCGTCAACTGCTTCCCGCAGTTGCCTCTCTGGATGTCCCTAGCAGCTATCGTCCCCCGCACCTGGGACTCCTTCCGCATCTTCGTGATCATGTCTTTCATCTTCGCCCTCCTCTCGTGGACGACGCTGGAGCGGGAGGTGCGCGGCAAGGTGATGGCCCTCCGCGAGACCGACTTCATCCTGGCGGCAAAAGAGATGGGGGCCTCCGACGCACGCATCATCTTCTTGCATTTGTATCCGAACTCATTAAGCCACGTCGTGGTGATCCTGACCTTGACAATCCCTTCGATTATCCTGGCTGAAGCGTTTCTGAGCTTTCTAGGAATCGGCATTCAGGAGCCGCTAGTAAGTTGGGGCCTGCTCATGCGCAACGCGCAGAACATCCAGACGCTAGGACAATATCCCTGGATGATGAGCCCTGTGTTCTTCATCATCGCTGCAGTACTGGGCTTTAACTTCCTAGGCGATGGGCTGCGGGATGCGGCCGATCCATATGCGACGATGTGA